The region TGTGCGCGATACCATCTTGTGCTAATGCACATTCGATAACTTGCGAGAAATCATCGCCTTCAATATGTACAACACCAGGCCAACCCACGATGCTACGTGTGAATAGACGGTCTGCGTATTGACCTACGTTTGGATTGATTAGACAGTTAGATGTCATCACAATTGCGCCAGGGAAGTTAGCAAATTCTTTTTGCTGATTCTGCCAAGCGCTACCGAAGTTACCAACTAAGTGTGGGTATTTGTTTAGTTCAGGGTAACCGTGAGCAGGTAACATTTCACCATTGGTGTAAACGTTGATGCCTTTACCTTCAGTCTGTTGCAAGATTTTTTCTAAATCATGTAAGTCATGACCGGAAACAAGAATACATTTACCCGCAACTGGTTTCACGTTTACTTGTGTTGGTTGTGGATGACCAAACGTATTGGTTTCACCACGGTCTAGAATTTCCATGATGCGGTAGTTTAATAAACCAATTTGCATTGATGTTTCAAGTAGCGCATTCGCATCTGTAGGTTCAGTACCTAAGAATGCCATGATTTGGTGGTATTCAGCGCAGATAGACTCTTCACTTTGACCAAGAACATGGGCATGTTCCATGTATGCTGCAGCGCCTTTAAGGCCGTAAAGACATAATAAACGTAGACCAATGATGTCTTCGTGTAATTCTTCATGACCACGGTTAACCGCTGCTTCAGGTGCGAAGTTCATGATTTCTTCAGCTGTGCTTGGCAATACAAACTGCGCTGCTGGAGATAATTCAGGTAATGTATCACCGGCTGCTGCAGCGGCTGCCATTACTTGTGTGCTTAATTGGATCTTATAACGCTCAGCAATTTCAGTGTATTCAGTAATACGTTCTGGAACAAAGTTGACGTTAGTTAGTGTAGAGAAGAATGCACGTGGTGCCCAAGCATCAATTTCAGCATCGATGATGTCGTATTTACGCGCTAGCTCGGCCCAGAAAGACACACCTTGGAGATTAAATACTAATATGTCTTGTAGGTCTGAAACATCAGCCGTTTTACCACACATACCTTGAGTATAAGAACAGCCTTTAGCCGTAGGTGTTTGAACCGTTTGCTCACATTGAATACAGAACATTTAAAACTCCATTATAATTATATGATTGATATCGAATTAACGATGATCTCATAATCTATGTTGCAGCTAACGTGCCAACTTTTATGTGTTTGATATTTAAGGGGTTTGTGTTTTTGTGAATGGTGTTTTGATGTGGTTATAACAACGCTGCTGATGTGATTTATACATCAACAGCGTTCATATTGATTTTAAACTAACTCTGCAGCACGTAACGCTTTAGGTTCAATGCCGAGTTTTTTGCCCATTTTGTATAAATTACCGCGATCCATCTGTAAAAACTCAGCCGCTTGCGCCCACACAAAATTAGATTGCTGTAGGGCGTGGGAAATAAGCTTGGTTTGATAGGTTTCTACTGCGCCACGTAGCTCAAATGATGTCGTTGGCAAATCATCTGCCTCTGTATTCGAGTCGCTTTCTGTTGAATAGGCGTAAGTGTGGCTCACTTCATCGGATAAGTGTTGCTGTAAGATCAGGCTTTGCTGTGCTTGAATTGCACGTAGTCCGGCACGCATCAAGGTATGTTCTAATTCACGGACGTTACCTGGCCAGCTGTAATGATTCAGTGCTGTTAATGCCTGTGGATGCAATTGCAATTTAGCCACATTGAATTGGCTACGTACACGATCGAGTATGTGCCCTGATAATACCGCAATATCACTTTGGCGATGGCGTAATGGTGGCACCTTAATTGGAAACACATTTAACCTATGGTATAGGTCACTTCGAAAACGACCTGCAGCGACTTCTTCAGTTAATTCGCGGTTAGTTGCGGCGATAATGCGGACATTAATGAGCAAGTTCTTATCTGCACCAACACGCTGTACTTCGCCTTGTTGGATAACACGCAGTAGTTTAGCTTGCATTAACAGTGGTAATTCACCGATTTCATCTAAGAAAATAGTGCCGCCATCCGCTAACTCAAATTTACCTGCGCGGTTACTGGTAGCGCCAGTAAATGCGCCTTTGATATGACCAAACAATTCACTCTCAGCAAGGCTTTCTGGCAAAGCGGCGCAGTTTACATAAATCATCGGCTTGGTTGCGCGTGAGGATTGTGAATGTACCGCGTGGGCAACTAGCTCTTTACCTGTACCTGTTTCACCACTGATTAATACCGCATAATCGGAATAAGCTACCATGTTGATATTGTTGCGCAGGGTTTGCATTTCAGGACTAACACCAACGAGTTCACCGCCTTTATTGCGGGCCTCTTGGATCAGCACTTGATTCATATTCTGTTGTTGCTGGTGGCTTTTTTGCAGAGCTTCCACTTGATTGACGTTTCTTATTGTTGCAGCGGCTAATGCAGCGAAAGTGGCAACGGTAATATCATCAATCCGTTTGAATGCACCAACTTGCATCGCATCGATGGTGATAAGTCCAACCAGTTGATCTTCAACGTATAAACTACAACCCATGCAGTCATGTACATCAATAGAACGATTCGGATCGTCTTTTAATAAACCGTCAAAAGGGTCTGGTAAGGGTGATGTCGCGGGAAAGCGCACAGGTTCTCGGCTTGACAAAATAGCTTGTAGGCGAGGGTGCTGTTGCGGGTCGAAGCGTTGACCTAATACTTCCTCGGATAAACCGTTAACGGCAGCACCAGATAACAGCCCTTCATTATCAAGCAAGAGTAAGGCGCTCGCATCGCAAGGTAATACAGACTGCAGAGATTGCATCAAACGCTGATAATGATGACCTGAGGGCAAATTTAAATTGAGATCGAGTGCAATTTGTAACATTGCTTGGTCGAGAGAAGTCTGCATGCATAAGCCTTAATATCGAGAGTGATGTGATTTTTACATCGTGGGGTAGGGGCTGTAAATGACTAGATAAAGAAACGGCTGGATAACAAAGAGTTTGTTGATCTGGGTTAATTTTGCTCTCGATATCCTTTATAATACGCTTGTTAATATTCGAAATTTAAGGCGTAAACATAATGACAAATATAGGCCTTGGCTGTTCTAAATTTACCTTTGCAGTATAT is a window of Moritella sp. Urea-trap-13 DNA encoding:
- the hcp gene encoding hydroxylamine reductase → MFCIQCEQTVQTPTAKGCSYTQGMCGKTADVSDLQDILVFNLQGVSFWAELARKYDIIDAEIDAWAPRAFFSTLTNVNFVPERITEYTEIAERYKIQLSTQVMAAAAAAGDTLPELSPAAQFVLPSTAEEIMNFAPEAAVNRGHEELHEDIIGLRLLCLYGLKGAAAYMEHAHVLGQSEESICAEYHQIMAFLGTEPTDANALLETSMQIGLLNYRIMEILDRGETNTFGHPQPTQVNVKPVAGKCILVSGHDLHDLEKILQQTEGKGINVYTNGEMLPAHGYPELNKYPHLVGNFGSAWQNQQKEFANFPGAIVMTSNCLINPNVGQYADRLFTRSIVGWPGVVHIEGDDFSQVIECALAQDGIAHTEIEHMITVGFGRNALMEAAPAVIKEVKAGNIKHFFLIGGCDGDKEERSYFTDIAVNTPKDSVVLTLACGKYRFNKKEFGDINGIPRLLDVGQCNDTYSAIQLVLALAEEFDCGVNELPLSIVLSWFEQKAIVVLLTLFALGIKGIYTGPTAPAFLTDNLIKALQDNFDMRSVGDAETDLVTMLAGK
- the norR gene encoding nitric oxide reductase transcriptional regulator NorR, with product MQTSLDQAMLQIALDLNLNLPSGHHYQRLMQSLQSVLPCDASALLLLDNEGLLSGAAVNGLSEEVLGQRFDPQQHPRLQAILSSREPVRFPATSPLPDPFDGLLKDDPNRSIDVHDCMGCSLYVEDQLVGLITIDAMQVGAFKRIDDITVATFAALAAATIRNVNQVEALQKSHQQQQNMNQVLIQEARNKGGELVGVSPEMQTLRNNINMVAYSDYAVLISGETGTGKELVAHAVHSQSSRATKPMIYVNCAALPESLAESELFGHIKGAFTGATSNRAGKFELADGGTIFLDEIGELPLLMQAKLLRVIQQGEVQRVGADKNLLINVRIIAATNRELTEEVAAGRFRSDLYHRLNVFPIKVPPLRHRQSDIAVLSGHILDRVRSQFNVAKLQLHPQALTALNHYSWPGNVRELEHTLMRAGLRAIQAQQSLILQQHLSDEVSHTYAYSTESDSNTEADDLPTTSFELRGAVETYQTKLISHALQQSNFVWAQAAEFLQMDRGNLYKMGKKLGIEPKALRAAELV